One Helianthus annuus cultivar XRQ/B chromosome 12, HanXRQr2.0-SUNRISE, whole genome shotgun sequence genomic region harbors:
- the LOC110893842 gene encoding protein ESKIMO 1-like, which yields MPESINKHGQNWKNVDYLVFNTYIWWMNTLKMKVLRGAFDEGATEYDEVDRPVAYGRVLKIWSEWVDLNVNPNRIMVFFNSMSPLHIKNRTWLRQSDRNTYSLPYSTITSGTSMHMLH from the exons ATGCCTGAGTCAATTAATAAGCATGGTCAAAATTGGAAAAATGTTGACTATTTGGTCTTCAACACATATATCTGGTGGATGAACACATTAAAGATGAAAGTCCt GCGAGGAGCCTTCGATGAAGGCGCAACAGAGTATGACGAAGTCGATAGGCCAGTAGCGTATGGAAGAGTACTCAAAATATGGTCCGAGTGGGTCGATTTAAATGTAAACCCTAATCGCATCATGGTCTTTTTTAATAGCATGTCTCCTCTTCATATCAA AAATAGAACATGGCTCAGACAATCAGACCGGAACACTTATAGCCTGCCTTACAGCACTATAACCTCAG GAACATCTATGCACATGTTGCATTAA